A region of Procambarus clarkii isolate CNS0578487 chromosome 22, FALCON_Pclarkii_2.0, whole genome shotgun sequence DNA encodes the following proteins:
- the LOC138367448 gene encoding peptidyl-prolyl cis-trans isomerase G-like, with product MYLTTLLYRGTMYLTTLLYRGTMYLTTLLYRGTMYLTTLLYRGTMYLTTLLYRGTMYLTTSCTVAPYKYRSRLRDGCQGAEEVWNLYYERRTPSGPREDAVWTTRGRRLDHERTSSGPREKDTVWTTREGHRLDHERRTPSGPREDAVWTTRGRRLDHERTSSGPREDAVWTTRGRRLDHERTSSGPREKDTLWTTRGRRLDHERTPSGPREDIVWTTREGHPLDHERTPSGPREDTVWTTRGHRLDHERRTPSGPREKNTVWTTREGHRLDHERRTPSGPREKDTVWTTREGHRLDHERRTPSGPREKDTVWTTREGHRLDHERGTPSGPRERDTVWTTREGHRLDHERGTPSGPRERDTVWTTREGHRLDHERRTPSGPREKDTVWTTREGHRLDHERRTPSGPREKDTVWTTREGHRLDHERGTPSGPRERDTVWTTREGHRLDHERGTPSGPRERDTVWTTREGHRLDHERRTPSGSREKDTVWTMREGHRLDHERRTPSGPREKDTVWTTREGHRLDHERRTPSGPRERDTVWTTREGHRLDHQQY from the exons ATGTACCTCACAACGCTCCTGTACCGTGGCACCATGTACCTCACAACGCTCCTGTACCGTGGCACCATGTACCTCACAACGCTCCTGTACCGTGGCACCATGTACCTCACAACGCTCCTGTACCGTGGCACCATGTACCTCACAACGCTCCTGTACCGTGGCACCATGTACCTCACAACCTCTTGTACCGTGGCACCAT ACAAGTACCGGAGCAGACTTAGAGATGGATGTCAGGGAGCAGAGGAGGTGTGGAACCTGTATTATGAGAGGAGGACACCCTCTGGACCACGAGAGGACGCCGTCTGGACCACGAGAGGACGCCGTCTGGACCACGAGAGGACATCGTCTGGACCACGAGAGAAGGACACCGTCTGGACCACGAGAGAAGGACACCGTCTGGACCACGAAAGAAGGACACCGTCTGGACCACGAGAGGACGCCGTCTGGACCACGAGAGGACGCCGTCTGGACCACGAGAGGACATCGTCTGGACCACGAGAGGACGCCGTCTGGACCACGAGAGGACGCCGTCTAGACCACGAGAGGACATCGTCTGGACCACGAGAGAAGGACACCCTCTGGACCACGAGAGGACGCCGTCTGGACCACGAGAGGACGCCGTCTGGACCACGAGAGGACATCGTCTGGACCACGAGAGAAGGACACCCTCTGGACCACGAGAGGACGCCGTCTGGACCACGAGAGGACACCGTCTGGACCACGAGAGGACATCGTCTGGACCACGAGAGAAGGACACCGTCTGGACCACGAGAGAAGAACACCGTCTGGACCACGAGAGAAGGACACCGTCTGGACCACGAGAGAAGGACACCGTCTGGACCACGAGAGAAGGACACCGTCTGGACCACGAGAGAAGGACACCGTCTGGACCACGAGAGAAGGACACCGTCTGGACCACGAGAGAAGGACACCGTCTGGACCACGAGAGAGGGACACCGTCTGGACCACGAGAGAGGGACACCGTCTGGACCACGAGAGAGGGACACCGTCTGGACCACGAGAGAAGGACACCGTCTGGACCACGAGAGAGGGACACCGTCTGGACCACGAGAGAGGGACACCGTCTGGACCACGAGAGAGGGACACCGTCTGGACCACGAGAGAAGGACACCGTCTGGACCACGAGAGAAGGACACCGTCTGGACCACGAGAGAAGGACACCGTCTGGACCACGAGAGAAGGACACCGTCTGGACCACGAGAGAAGGACACCGTCTGGACCACGAGAGAAGGACACCGTCTAGACCACGAGAGAGGGACACCGTCTGGACCACGAGAGAGGGACACCGTCTGGACCACGAGAGAGGGACACCGTCTGGACCACGAGAGAGGGACACCGTCTGGACCACGAGAGAGGGACACCGTCTGGACCACGAGAGAGGGACACCGTCTGGACCATGAGAGAAGGACACCGTCTGGATCACGAGAGAAGGACACCGTCTGGACCATGAGAGAAGGACACCGTCTGGACCATGAGAGAAGGACACCGTCTGGACCACGAGAGAAGGACACCGTCTGGACCACGAGAGAAGGACACCGTCTGGACCACGAGAGAAGGACACCGTCTGGACCACGAGAGAGGGACACCGTCTGGACCACGAGAGAAGGACACCGTCTGGACCACCAACAATATTGA